The Solea solea chromosome 15, fSolSol10.1, whole genome shotgun sequence genome segment TGAGACATTCTTACATTCTTTTGCACAAAGTGACACGCTACACTCCATCCTTGCCTGCAGAGAATAAGCCTTTGGTGATGCTCCTTTTATGTTGAAACTCAATACCTGTTACCACTTAACCTGCTAATTGTAGAACAGCATTACTTACATGAATGACTTCAGTTTTGCAAACTGTGCCAATGTTTGAGTGTGTAGCAAGGTCAGATTCTTTATGTACAatatgcagtgttgtaatgtgacacagtacaaatactttgtcattaaaatacaacatacatatctgtactttattttgttatttatatttcttgcaacttttactttttactccACTATATTTCCTTTAACTATCTTTGATACTTGTttccacaaaataaaatcagaagaagaggagtTGGTAttatagtctgtatttatagagcttTCTAGTCGCGATGAgctgcagttttgccattcacacgtCTTTCGTACACATTCACATGCTTctacatggggttaagtgtcttgcttaaggacacatatagacaagCAGAGCCAGGTATATGATGGATGGAAGCCACAGATAAAGATTGAACAGtgctatattatttattatgaaaataagacaTACTGTAAGTGCAATTACCAGCAAAAGCAGCACAGTTTTAACTATTGACACAAGTGGCAGCTATGTTGAAATCCTCTGTCAGGTTATGTGAGGTTGCTCCGATTTTCCAAGTTGGAAATCTAAATTCAGGGTGTGTTCCTCTTGGAGGAATGCTCCTTCAACTCAATTCTGACTTTTGGCTACAAATGTAATGCACCAAGTACTGGAACGCCAAGTACTCACACTTTTCCTGGGTGATAGCATCCTATCATCGGTCCTGGCTGCAGTGATGAtgccaaacaaacaaaggctGCTATGTTTCAGACTCCCAGTGCTTGGTCTGCAGTTCACTCCTGGCTCGAGTGGCTTTGTCCGTTCTCCTCGTAATTGAGTTCTTCAGTGCTCCTGTGCACCTATCACATATCAGGTCATCTCTGCTTTGGGGATGAGTCTGTGAGGAGTTCACAAGCTATGGCGAAAaagcaaaccaaacaaaaaccactGCACTACATGCAAATAATACTCACACAATTAAAGCAGGTCGACACTTAAAATCACACTAAATGCAATAAACCATACAAACTACACACAGCTTAAAATCCAGGTTTTTTGTTAACTTTGTGCAAAACAGAATGGGAGTGAATGATTGTAAGCAGTAAACTGGGCTTTTAAAAGATGACCAGGGCAACATCCAAGAGAAAGAGCTTCTCAGTCAGATGCTTCCCTTAATGGACCCTTCACACAGCAGCcgtttgacatgttttaataGGAAAAGCACatgtgttactgatcacattaacaacAACCTTTTCTGATCACTACATTTATGTAGGTTCTAGCACATGCCCGTCTAAGGGGCATTGAGAAAGTTTAGCTAAATGAGCAGTAAAAATAACCATTAAGCAAATCAGAGGTCAAAGTAATAATTTGGAGtaaagtgatagaaaaatgGCAAAGTAAACAGAACGCTAAAAGGAGGAGGATAAACAACATGGTTAATGTACAAATGAGTAATATAGGGAGGACAAGAAAATAATAAGTCACTTGCAACACAATAAGGTAAGGACATTTAAATGGATCTTGGAGCTGGAAGGAGGATgattttttaaaggtttttaaaggCACACTGGTTTGAGAGACAGAATTTAAAATACAGCAAGATAAACCCAAAGACGTCTCTTTGACATTTGACTACAAAAAGTAGTCTGTTCATCAATTTGAAGCGGAGCGTCAACTCATTGTACTGTGAACACAATGACAAATGTCAAAGTGACGCCTGTGTCTCAGTCAGTTCATGCATTCAGTTAATCCACATACCATGCAAGAGCAATAATAGATGTGTTCTATTTTAAATGAGGAAAAGAGGGGGTTTATTTTTAGAATACACTTTGTTTCAAACAGAACTGGATGCTTTGTCAAGTTGCTTTATAGACACGGACATAAACAGCCTGGTGCCATAACCCAGTCCAATCACTGTTACAGACCCACCTACGCACAACTGCTGCTGGGTTTAATAGCAGAGGTGAGTTATAATTAGACATTTTCCTACTAAAAATTGTCaaaggaacattattttttCCTCATAAAACTACTGTCTTGTAGAGAATGAAAGATAAGATTGTGCTCCTGCTCTTTGCTCTTCTGGTCTTGCTCGAAACAACATCTACGGCTgcgtctgatgatgatgaaaatgatgaaggTATGTCCTACTGATAGACCTCACAGAACTTCACTCTCATATTGACAAAGTAGCCTCAAATGCATCTTCAAGGGTTTGTTACTGACCACATGTGTGCTCTTACCTTGCAGTTATACCAGATTATGTGGCCATGAAAACAATCTTCAAGGATATTTTTGAAACCATACAACCAGATACATCAGAAGGTTCTCCAGGTCAGACGTTTCCCCATTTGTCTTTCTGCCACTGCTGCACCTCTGGTGTGCATGAGCTACTTTAACCATGGGATTTCCAGCTGTTTACTGtgatttactgtttttattttcagagcATTATGTAACACTTAAACGCAAGTGGTTCTGACGTTAACACACAGTGGAAAACACTCAAGTACAGAAACAATCAGAATTAATATCCCTCAATGTGTAGATTTCAAATTGAAGTGGTctctgtgattaaaaaaaaaaaactgcaaataaaactgcaaaaaagtgttttttggaaATGTAATGCAAAAAAGTTTCGGAATAGAAAGCTTTTAATTACACTGGGTTTCAATTAGatcacatgtaaaaaataaatattaaatatatacaatGGCAGGTATAGCCTGTCGCAGGGCAaagacatagagacaaacaactattcactctctcattcacacCTACTGGCACATTTTAAGTGTTCAGGAATGACAATccgcatgtggaggataaatatGGAAAAATTAAAATGGAATTTGTTATTCAAGATGATAACTAATAGTCTTATTAATCCTGCCTTTTGTGAAAATACACCATTCAGCTACAGCACATGCTGGAACCAGAATGTCATATTCTCAGAACGGAATTGATTTTTGATTCAGAGCAATTTTAGagctttttaaatgaacatgttcTGTTGCTGTGTCGTAgtcaatattatttatttattaactgtCAATATTTCTCTTGCAGGAGAggacatcaaaaacaaacaacaaaataaagacaatgtATTTTGAGCCAAAGTacgcataaataaataaagacaataaagaaatgtttATCTCTCTGTTGATGTGGTTTTATTGTTGCGCCTGCTTCATTAAAGACAATACAAAATATTAACAAAGGGGgaatttgattattattaattcGGTTCGTATAGTTTATTCTTAATTTATTGCATATGTCAATTTAATAGTTTAGTTAGaatgttttgtaattttctcATGCTTATACAAGTTCCTGGGTCACATTTTCCTAtcctattattatattatcttgttattattactgtgaGTATTATGTTATTACGTTGTTATTTGAACCTGATCTTGTCTGAACGCCACGTGGGTTTTATCCACAGTCTGATTTTCCTACGTCGCCCTCTAGAGGCTAAATCATGGAAGTACACGTACTCTTATATATAAAGAGTTCAGTTTAAATAAGcagctcattttatttctcactgATTGAGGCAGCGTTCCATTATGCAATATTCAAAGATAAACATGTGAAACTAAGAGACTTAgagccacgtgtgtgtgtgtgtgtgtgtgtgagtgacagagagagaggagtcatGTGATCGAGCTGCACAAATGTCATCAACAGAGTCTGGAGAAAGTTGTTGGTCACCGGCTGCCATGTGATCCATGCCCGAGCCCCAGCAGGAATGTCAGCCGTCACTCGTGTCCTTCTTCTGAATACACGACACCTCATCCTCCTCTGCTCGGCACCGTCCAACGGAGACGCAACacgtcttcttctttctttcttccccgGTGGTCGAGGTGGTCTTCACCTCCGTGTTAAACTCAGCCCGAGCCGCCTCCAGTTGTTGATTATCCGGGGAGCAGCATGCGCTCCTTAGCGGGACTCGTTGCCATCGCGGCGGCGGCAAGTGTTTACCTGTACCTGCTGTCCACTTATCTTCCCCCGGGACCCAGGAAGGTCAAAGGGGAGTCCGAGGGAGTCCAGGAGTACCGGTAATGACTCTATCATTACTTTTTACCATATCATGCAGTTCATAGCAATACAGCTACAACATGTGATTCATTAAACATAGaacatcgattaatcgattaactAGGGCTACAGtgtgctgaaacaattactcgattcatcgattattaaattaatcgacaactgctttgatcgattcatctgtttgagttttttttccataGTTAAACAacgtttgtgtgatttttaagcttaactgtgaatattttctggtttatttcctccatataacaaagaaattattcaaACGGATgaattctggtttgtggacaaaaacaagacatttgagaactttattccaggtttgacaaacactgatcaacatttctctacattttatgaaccaaacgattacttgattaattgagtgaATAATCAAGTCCGACTACAGTGATTAATCATTAGGGCTTCAACATATAATAGCTACTTAATCGATTAATTAAAAGCCAAATATTTTTGATGAACGATTATTCACATTAAACAataattcacattaaaatgtgaatatttaattatattaattaattttatatttgctccatataacaaagaaaccaggaaacatctttggtttgtggacaaaacaaaacatttgttgttatttggaGAATTGGGAAGTATTGCTTAAAATATTTAGCAGGTATTTGAgtaatttctgtatttatttatttatgagcaCAAGATGTAAATAGGCAGGAAAGCTTGGTTTATTTTACCCACTCTAGCAAGACGCAGGTAACAAAAAGTAAGAAGACAATAACCCAGAAAcactaataaaacaaacagtccTACAATTGATTTTTCATCACAGACATTTCATGTTATGGTTtaagcttctcaaatgtgattATCCCAATGTCAATAGGATTTAAGTGGTTGTTGGTTTGGGCTTTCCCCTTCATCACGTTAACATCGAGAAACCCAACTGTCCAAAGCTTTGATTGTGAGACATGTTTTTCtcgtttgtgttttatttcctcatATAATTGTTCAGTCTATGGACATTTTTTCCAcaacagacattttgacatgtttcagaaggggggggggaataagtCCAGGTGTTACTTATAACATTAACGACTCAGCCATCGGTAGTTTGATTAGTTACACCTGTGGTTGTGTCGCTTTGCCCTGTTCAAAGTTTCTTGTCCAACCATTAGTCCAGAATCACACACCAGCCACTTATTATTACCTTTTAAACAGGAACCTCTTTCAGCACTAGTCTTTCataattattataacaatatcacacattttaattacttttaaataaatagcacACATAGgtcatattaaaacaacaatactatCTGTGTCACAAATATAATAATGTCAATATGACAGTGAAATGAGATGTTTTGCCGggcttgttgttgtgtgttttaaatacagACTCTCAGGCCACTGATCGTGTTACTCCTCAGAATGTGTGCGCAGGTTCTTAGTGTGTTCAtgcatctgtttgtgtgtgtgtgtgtgtgtgtgtgtgtcatgaacgTAGTGTGTGCCAGACAGTCATGTGTGTGGTTGTCTAGGGACGATAGAATAACGCCGACCAAGGCACTCTGAAGCAAGAGGGGgattcatctgtgtgtgtgtgtgtgtgtgtgtgtgatgtagcTCCTAACTCATTATACTGTTACTTATGAAGTCATTTAACCTTTGGCAACAGGTTTGCttagtcttgtgtgtgtgtgtgtgttactaacttaagagtaaataaataaaaagtaacacCAAAGTTACTTATCTCtaatacacaaaaaacaaaatcacacagcACTATACAAATTTAGCATACATATAGTATACATTTTAAAGGACATAATATTTAAAGTCGCAAATAAGACGTCATCGTGGAAACTGTAAAGTTGTTTTGATCGTTAAGTATTTTTAGATTGATTTTCATTTGAGGTACATATAATCCACAGATCAATTTTATACTTAATGCTAATGGTTCAACACGTTTAACacagataatgataataacctGCTCCAGCTGTATATCAGTGTGACAATATTGTAACAAAGTGAAGTGTGCGTGTGCCCTCGATGGCACATTTCCCTCCATAGATGCTGCACACATTCATGCAGTTTCATGTGTCCGAGCGCTGACGCATCATCGACCTGCTGACCAGTGACAGAACAGCATGTTTCTCCTCTGACCAGTAGGAGCGAGGAATGCTGACTGTCAGAGCAGGTGGGAGAGGAAGTCGGCGTCTTGAGTTTCATGGGGGGGgatttttggtgtgtgtgtgtgtgtttctgtccatGTCTTTCTAtgactgtgaggacattttagatGTTTTCAGGCATTTTTGACTGATCCTCAAAAGTCAAAGCACTTTTTAAAAGGGCTGAGACTTTGGTTTCGGGTTAGAATTAGTTTAGGTTATAAAGGCATGGTGTAATGTGTCTGAGAACTACAGAAAGACAAAGTGTGCGTGTTTAAAGGCTCCTTCGAACCTCTGCTTAAGTCTACAGGCACTGATTCTATTTCTGTCTCTCAATCAAAGGGATCTTGTttcccccaccacacacacacacacacacacacttccatgacttcagaggacattgcatcgacttacattaatttcttggagacttaaccattattactactggcctaatcctaaccctggccataaccttaacctaaccctgacctcagcctaactttaaaatgtgttttcaccttaaaatatagtcatttacattatggggacttgatttctgtccccataaggaagacaagttcCCATAATGTGACCgtataaacagatttaggtccccacaacataaggaataccaggtacacacacacgagcagagTTTATGTCCTGTTGAAAGGGTGATTTTCACTCAAACTAAAGAAAGTGGATGGAGTTTTCTATAAATCAATACTGTGGATAATCCACAGACCTCAAAACCTTTCTACCGGAGGAATAATCCCAAAGGAAAATAGTCCACATTGAGGTCAGGGAAGTGGAACAGTTTCTTATTTTGAATGACAGTTTAGTcggatcaataaataaatgttctcttttgtgttttcttccagGCTGAAGTTCCCGTCGGACCTGGATGAGCTGCGAGAGCTCGCACACACGCTCAAGTTTTATGAAAGAGAGCATTATGGCTATGTTCTGCTGCTGTACTGCAGTGCCTACCTTTACAAACAGTCCTTTGCCATACCTGGCTCCTCCTTACTGGTGAGTCTCATTTGTGAAAGGTTTTCTTCAATTCATTTTATAAGTACCACTTAGTCCTGGCTGTAATAATGCTCTGTGGTAAATTGTATGGTCTTATAtaaatttatttcaaatattcaCGTATGGATCCATCCTTCCTTCAGAACATGTTAGCTGGAGCGATATTTGGGCCCTGGCTGGGTCTGGCTTTGGCCTGTGTGTGCTCCACTGCAGGCTCCACGTTATGCTTCCTGCTCTCCTCTGCGTTTGGAAAGCACTACGTGGTTTATCTGTTCCCAGAGACGGTGGCCGTGCTGCAGAGGAAGGTAAGCCTGTGGTTTAACTTCATAAGACACATACATGGGTGCTTTTCTCCTTGTCCTTCTCTGTTTTCCTTatctttccctccctctgtcaggtGGAGGAAAATCATAGCAGTTTATTCTTCTTCCTACTTTTCCTTCGCTTCTTCCCTATGACTCCTAATTGGACCCTTAACATCACCTGTCCCGTCCTCAACATCCCTATgtctattttcttcttctctgtgctcATAGGTGAGACTTCACACACAACAGCACTAAAAATCAACAACATAAAATAGGTTTGTTTAGTGTGACCTTCCTAACACTTGAAGAACACAGCTctttttaatgttattggtaaaacctgtgCTTGTTCTACTGCTTCACATTGAAAAATATCTATAAAAACATGACAGTTTGGTAATATACAAGACCAAGTTTTAgtacttttgcacagtactgtatacaCTGTGCATAAAGTGCTTCCCAATAACAAAAAGGAATATGGATTAAAATCATATCAAGCAGCACTGAGCCCATacttgacacaaacacacaaaaaggtaTGTGGTAAAAGTGGCATTCATTGTAAGTCATCTGATGTcacactgggggggggggggggggctgaaaatgagtgaaaaaacaaaacactcagcTGCCGCTCTCGTCTCCAGGTTTGATTCCCTACAACTTCATCTGCGTTCGCACGGGCTCCATACTCTCCAAGATCTCCTCTCTGGACGACATCTTCTCCTGGAGTACGCTGGCTCAGCTCCTGGCCATCGCCCTCATGGCTCTTGTTCCTGGAGCACTGATCAAACACTGCAGTAAAGATTGTCTCAAGGTGGACGGCCTGGACAGCAATGGAACGAGTCAAGCTGAAATCAAGAATGCCCGGAAGAGACAGTGATTCTGGGACAAAGGAGGACTGTAGAGCATCTTGGTAGCAGGTGTGTCACATCTACTCCACGCCTGAGGCTCATCATTCATTAAGCAGCAATAGCATGGTCTGTACCACAAGTGTAGAAAGATCTTCAGGTCTTGTTGCCAaactttaaaggtacagtgtttcaaatataacattattttattggtGAATAAAAAACCCAGCTCACGATCcgtattagtgggtgaacaatccggCGCtcggtgaattctgcttcacaacgagaggaagagccgacatcgaaggatcaaaatgCTTTTGAACGCTTGTgtcgccacaagccagttatcactgaggtaacttttctgacacctcctgcttaaaaaacaaaaagtcagaaggatcggtgcatgttgcagctgaatatcctcACATTTCCTTTCCAAGTGTCTTGGAGaatctatgtagccttcagttagcatcaaaactccaAAGATTGTGAAACAACAAGCGgtggtataaatataaaaggctcattggACCTTTAAGGTTACCAGTGATCTCTCACTGCTCAGACGTTTAAGTTTCAGGGGCGGCTGAGAAGGCAAGATTTATATATTCatgtattataaaataaaagtcttaaaagttACAGCTGTTTAGTGTTGCTCTTGACAGAGCTCAGTAGTTCATATGATGGAGAGTTGTGTTAAAGTTAATGTTAGTAcagattcaaatgaatgagtatcattttattgaattaaaaaatgCTTAAACGCACACTATATCTCGGTGTCTCTGAGTCAAAACAACGACAAGAGACCTACTTTGTTGACCTTGGGAAGCAGaatgggatcatgggaattgtttgGTTCACATTGGGCTCCCTTTTGCGTTTGCACAGGAATGAGTAGTTGTGATTGCATTAGTGATGACGTCACCAAAATCAAACAGTCCTTATTCTATCTTGAATAGAAAAATGAATTTcagtggatttaaaaacagaaatgctACATATTATATCTTCAAGACACACAAGAATGAACCCTATACATGACCATTATTAAACCTTTATAGTTTAGTGTGTGATAGTGGCATATTCTGATCTGTGGTACACTGGCTTGTTTGTTCACATTGGATATCCACACGTGCATTTGCAGCTGCATGTTATGTATTTGTTGATTGTTACACACTGCTGTGTATTATGAAGACCAGACTAGCTAGATGATAAGTTTTACTTTTTTGCATAATATTTACTCAATACCTCCTGCAGCCATACAGTTTCTTCACAGAGACTTCTGTGgaaaactgttgtgttttgtgcgttTGTCTTTTCCCAAAGCACTTACTTATGTGTCTTAATGGAGCTGTGATTGCATTCACAGCAGATTGTTTACAGTTGCTCTGCGAAAGGACAGTTGTGATCGTCTCATGATTGAGTTTCTGCGGCACAGGAAGAGTCTTAAAAGCCAAACCTGTATCAGACTGGCAACATAATTACTCACAGATAGAACACATCTGTTTAATCACTTTAATCAGACTCATTTTTTCCCATGCATTATCCATTTGTCAtaaatattcagtttgaatAAAAGTTGTATTTCCCTCATCACACTTTGATACCATCTCTTTCCTACAGTCATG includes the following:
- the LOC131473707 gene encoding transmembrane protein 41A-B-like, encoding MRSLAGLVAIAAAASVYLYLLSTYLPPGPRKVKGESEGVQEYRLKFPSDLDELRELAHTLKFYEREHYGYVLLLYCSAYLYKQSFAIPGSSLLNMLAGAIFGPWLGLALACVCSTAGSTLCFLLSSAFGKHYVVYLFPETVAVLQRKVEENHSSLFFFLLFLRFFPMTPNWTLNITCPVLNIPMSIFFFSVLIGLIPYNFICVRTGSILSKISSLDDIFSWSTLAQLLAIALMALVPGALIKHCSKDCLKVDGLDSNGTSQAEIKNARKRQ